The proteins below come from a single Roseiflexus sp. RS-1 genomic window:
- a CDS encoding sodium:solute symporter family protein: MAVNEAVKLRNNRLAQYYGMFTVGLIVFALIMGALELGAGMPKAWIGWTFLMLTMGMYAFIGIMSRTKILDEYYVAGRNVPAVFNGMATGADWMSAASFISMAGTLYALGYDGLAYIMGWTGGYVLLALLFAPYIRKFGQYTIPDFVGTRYGGRWPRLVAAICAIIVSLTYVTAQVVGVGIIMSRFIGVPYEWGVVIGLSGVLVCSFLGGMKAVTWTQVAQYIILIIAYMIPVTFLSLKLTGFPIPQLSYGQALQNITRLESELKIATESKARDGTGRVIQGGYVPAYNEGLSNAAAVTAINQINTYFGVNITPPKAQSIPDTSKPAEEIQPDWRGTPWNFLALTFCLMVGTAGLPHILIRFYTVPSVRESRLSVGWALFFIFLLYFTAPAYAAFARWEILQNVVGKEISSLPEWTQNWSRLGLITQRDYMTLNGRDIDKLPAWAAPQVKSGALVITDANGNGKIDLAGATFSETEVDGKKIGTFGELSGTAITKTSVDGILQFSELNIDPDTIVLATPEIAGLPYTVAALIAAGGMAAALSTADGLLVVISSAIAHDFYYRIINPKASMNTRIWLGKTMLVVAAVIAALLALPRLALIAQMVAWAFSMAASSFFPVVLLGIFWKRCNGPGAIAGMVGGLSVTLFYMYSNYVDPSFNVLGITHLAAGIFGMPVNFLLCYIVSKLTAAPSQEIQDLVDHLRSPELDDELMTSIASGKQAAGAR, translated from the coding sequence ATGGCGGTCAATGAAGCAGTCAAACTGCGCAACAATCGTCTGGCGCAGTACTATGGCATGTTCACCGTTGGTCTGATCGTTTTCGCCCTGATCATGGGTGCGCTGGAACTCGGCGCAGGCATGCCTAAAGCCTGGATCGGGTGGACGTTCCTGATGTTGACGATGGGGATGTACGCCTTTATCGGCATCATGAGCCGCACCAAGATCCTCGATGAGTACTACGTTGCCGGACGGAATGTACCAGCAGTCTTCAACGGCATGGCGACCGGCGCCGACTGGATGAGCGCAGCGTCGTTCATCTCGATGGCCGGTACGCTCTATGCGCTGGGGTATGACGGGCTGGCGTACATTATGGGATGGACGGGCGGCTATGTGCTGCTGGCGCTCCTGTTCGCACCCTACATTCGCAAGTTCGGTCAGTACACCATTCCCGACTTCGTCGGTACGCGCTATGGCGGGCGCTGGCCCCGCCTGGTGGCGGCGATCTGCGCCATCATCGTCAGCCTGACGTATGTAACGGCGCAGGTGGTCGGCGTTGGCATTATTATGTCGCGCTTCATCGGCGTGCCGTATGAATGGGGCGTGGTGATCGGTCTCTCCGGCGTGCTGGTCTGTTCGTTCCTGGGTGGCATGAAGGCGGTGACCTGGACCCAGGTGGCACAGTATATCATCCTGATCATCGCCTATATGATCCCGGTGACCTTCCTTTCGCTCAAACTGACCGGCTTCCCGATCCCGCAGTTGAGCTACGGTCAGGCGCTGCAGAATATCACCCGCCTGGAGAGTGAGCTCAAGATCGCTACGGAGTCGAAGGCGCGCGATGGTACCGGGCGCGTTATTCAGGGCGGATATGTGCCCGCATACAACGAGGGCCTGAGCAACGCAGCCGCTGTGACGGCGATCAATCAGATCAATACCTACTTCGGCGTCAACATTACGCCGCCGAAGGCGCAGTCGATCCCCGATACCAGCAAACCGGCCGAGGAAATCCAGCCCGACTGGCGCGGGACGCCGTGGAACTTCCTGGCGCTCACCTTCTGTCTGATGGTGGGCACTGCCGGTCTGCCGCACATCCTCATCCGTTTCTACACGGTGCCAAGTGTGCGTGAAAGCCGCCTGAGCGTCGGTTGGGCGCTGTTCTTCATCTTCCTGCTCTACTTCACAGCGCCTGCATATGCTGCATTCGCGCGCTGGGAAATCCTGCAAAACGTGGTCGGCAAGGAGATCAGTTCATTGCCGGAGTGGACGCAGAACTGGAGCCGCCTGGGTCTGATCACGCAGCGCGACTACATGACCCTCAACGGGCGCGACATTGATAAGCTGCCAGCCTGGGCTGCACCGCAGGTGAAGAGCGGCGCGCTGGTGATCACCGACGCCAACGGCAACGGCAAGATCGACCTGGCTGGCGCAACCTTTAGCGAGACCGAAGTCGATGGCAAGAAGATCGGCACCTTCGGCGAACTGTCGGGCACGGCGATCACCAAGACCAGCGTTGACGGCATCCTGCAGTTCAGCGAACTGAACATCGATCCGGATACAATCGTGCTGGCGACGCCGGAAATTGCTGGCCTGCCGTACACGGTCGCCGCGCTGATCGCTGCTGGAGGTATGGCGGCGGCGCTCTCCACCGCCGACGGTCTGCTGGTGGTCATTTCGTCCGCCATTGCGCACGACTTCTACTACCGCATCATCAATCCGAAAGCCAGCATGAACACCCGCATCTGGCTCGGCAAGACGATGCTCGTGGTGGCAGCCGTGATTGCGGCACTGCTCGCGCTGCCACGCCTGGCGCTGATCGCGCAGATGGTGGCGTGGGCGTTCTCGATGGCGGCATCGTCGTTCTTCCCGGTGGTGCTGCTTGGCATCTTCTGGAAACGCTGCAACGGTCCTGGCGCGATCGCCGGTATGGTCGGCGGTCTGTCGGTAACGCTCTTCTACATGTACAGCAACTATGTCGATCCGTCGTTCAACGTCCTGGGCATCACGCACCTGGCGGCTGGCATCTTTGGTATGCCGGTCAACTTCCTGCTCTGCTATATCGTGAGTAAACTGACGGCGGCGCCGTCGCAGGAGATCCAGGACCTGGTCGATCACCTGCGCAGCCCGGAACTCGATGATGAATTGATGACCAGCATCGCCAGCGGGAAGCAGGCGGCCGGCGCACGCTAG
- a CDS encoding DUF4212 domain-containing protein: protein MSDIANMSRQERINAYWKENNRLIAILLIIWFSVAYIPPLFVNQLNQIVIAGFPLGYYFGSQFSLVVFVILIFYYAYAMNKLDAKYHLKDRDK, encoded by the coding sequence ATGTCAGACATTGCCAACATGAGTCGTCAGGAACGGATCAACGCCTACTGGAAAGAGAACAACCGGTTGATTGCGATCCTGCTGATCATCTGGTTCTCGGTCGCCTACATTCCGCCGCTGTTCGTCAATCAGTTAAACCAGATCGTGATCGCTGGCTTCCCGCTTGGCTACTATTTCGGCAGCCAGTTCTCACTGGTCGTGTTCGTGATCTTGATCTTCTACTACGCATACGCCATGAACAAACTGGACGCGAAGTATCACCTGAAAGACCGGGATAAGTAA
- a CDS encoding glycosyltransferase family 4 protein, which yields MHFLHVVQLYHPVASGAGRYFRAIGERLAAEGHRVTVLATDAHDLEHIWMPGRRRVETATEWFNGVQIVRLPIVRRPGPPLIYPVIRRLMTEISRLPNTTPLLQRLATWTPRWPGVETFFEQYGPFDLVHATNITLDFALLPVFACAQRQRIPFLCTPFIHLGEPGSRAIVRYYSMRHQIDLLRRSERVITMTGLERDFLAARGVTHERLRVVGVGVAPEDLQGGDGDRFRAEQRIDGPLVLFIGALAYDKGAIHLIKAMQRLWRAGHPGTLALIGAPLAHFEAFYARLPQSDRARIRFLPYAPEAVKRDALAAADVFVLPSRTDSFGIVFLEAWCYGVPVIGARAGGIPDVITDGGDGLLVRFGDVAGLAQAIRVLLDDRALARRLGAAGREKTLRSLTWDHVYARVRAVYAEVCGL from the coding sequence GTGCATTTCCTGCATGTCGTCCAGCTCTACCACCCGGTTGCCAGCGGCGCAGGGCGCTATTTTCGCGCGATTGGCGAGCGCCTGGCAGCCGAAGGGCATCGGGTGACCGTTCTTGCCACCGACGCCCACGATCTCGAACACATCTGGATGCCGGGACGCCGGCGGGTTGAAACCGCAACCGAATGGTTCAACGGCGTACAGATCGTGCGTTTGCCCATCGTTCGCCGACCAGGACCACCCCTGATCTACCCGGTGATACGCCGGTTGATGACAGAAATCTCGCGCCTGCCCAACACAACGCCGCTGCTGCAACGTCTTGCAACCTGGACGCCGCGCTGGCCCGGCGTTGAGACGTTCTTCGAGCAGTACGGACCCTTCGACCTGGTGCATGCAACGAACATTACGCTCGATTTCGCCCTTCTGCCGGTATTTGCCTGTGCACAGCGCCAGCGCATCCCGTTCCTCTGCACGCCGTTCATCCACCTGGGAGAGCCGGGGAGTCGCGCCATTGTGCGGTACTACAGCATGCGTCATCAGATCGACCTGCTTCGCAGAAGCGAACGGGTCATCACGATGACCGGACTGGAACGCGATTTTCTGGCGGCGCGCGGTGTGACGCATGAACGACTCCGGGTGGTGGGGGTTGGCGTGGCACCGGAAGACCTTCAGGGAGGCGACGGCGACCGTTTTCGCGCCGAACAGCGTATCGACGGACCGCTTGTGCTCTTCATCGGCGCGCTGGCATACGATAAAGGCGCCATCCACCTGATCAAAGCGATGCAGCGTTTGTGGCGCGCAGGGCATCCGGGAACGCTGGCGCTCATCGGTGCGCCGCTGGCGCACTTCGAAGCATTCTATGCACGCCTTCCCCAATCAGATCGCGCGCGCATCCGCTTCCTGCCCTACGCGCCCGAGGCGGTCAAGCGCGACGCACTGGCGGCGGCAGATGTGTTTGTCCTCCCATCCCGCACCGACTCATTCGGCATCGTCTTTCTCGAAGCGTGGTGTTACGGCGTGCCGGTGATCGGAGCGCGCGCCGGCGGCATTCCCGACGTCATCACCGATGGGGGTGACGGTCTGCTGGTGCGTTTCGGCGATGTCGCCGGGCTGGCGCAGGCGATCCGGGTGCTTCTCGACGACCGCGCGCTTGCCCGGCGGTTGGGCGCCGCCGGGCGCGAAAAGACGCTGCGCAGCCTGACATGGGATCACGTATACGCGCGAGTGCGCGCCGTGTATGCTGAGGTGTGCGGGTTGTAG
- a CDS encoding diacylglycerol/lipid kinase family protein — translation MSNLDRFTALHQAAPTSLDGSDGLPRDARALIVLNPYAGQASSLRQNVEEARNVWLTHGWTVDVEMTHQPGDGIRLAREAAEQGYDVVAAAGGDGTINEVINGLAGTRTALAALPIGTVNVWVRELGFPLEPRAAAAALLHARRHRIDLGRAGDRYFLLMAGIGFDAAVVNEVRSDEKRRLGALAYVVRAFDLALRYRGRRARIALDGRIIRGRVLLVVIGNSQLYGGVFKITARACIDDGLLDVCIIKGDSLAEAPLRLFSILRQRYNLDPRIEYHRARVVHIDTRGALPVQVDGDQSGSTPMTFSVAPGALYALLPQTPPADDLLRAAPPRRRRMWQRVIGWFARRMAFSDAPGRRGAPVPPHQV, via the coding sequence ATGAGTAACCTGGATCGTTTCACTGCCCTGCATCAAGCAGCGCCGACCTCGCTCGACGGCAGCGATGGATTGCCGCGTGATGCGCGGGCGCTGATCGTTCTGAATCCGTATGCCGGACAGGCTTCCTCCCTGCGCCAGAATGTGGAAGAGGCGCGCAACGTCTGGCTGACGCATGGATGGACGGTCGATGTGGAAATGACGCACCAACCCGGCGATGGCATCCGCCTGGCGCGTGAAGCGGCGGAGCAGGGGTACGACGTCGTAGCGGCAGCCGGCGGTGACGGTACGATCAACGAGGTTATCAATGGTCTGGCAGGAACGCGCACCGCACTGGCGGCGTTGCCGATCGGCACAGTCAATGTCTGGGTGCGCGAACTCGGCTTCCCGCTCGAACCACGCGCCGCAGCAGCAGCGCTGCTGCACGCCCGTCGTCATCGCATCGATCTCGGGCGCGCGGGCGACCGATACTTTTTGCTGATGGCAGGCATCGGCTTCGATGCTGCGGTTGTCAACGAAGTGCGCAGCGACGAAAAGCGACGCCTGGGGGCGCTGGCATACGTGGTGCGCGCCTTCGACCTGGCGTTGCGCTATCGGGGGCGGCGCGCGCGCATCGCGCTCGATGGGCGCATCATTCGTGGGCGTGTGCTGCTGGTGGTGATCGGCAACAGTCAGTTGTACGGCGGCGTCTTCAAGATCACAGCGCGCGCCTGCATTGACGATGGACTGCTCGATGTGTGCATCATCAAAGGCGACAGCCTGGCGGAAGCGCCGTTGCGCCTCTTCTCCATCCTGCGTCAGCGGTACAACCTGGATCCGCGGATCGAGTACCACCGCGCGCGCGTCGTTCACATCGACACCCGCGGCGCGCTGCCGGTCCAGGTCGATGGCGATCAGTCCGGCTCGACTCCCATGACCTTCAGTGTCGCACCCGGCGCGTTGTATGCCCTGCTGCCGCAAACGCCGCCAGCCGACGACCTGCTGCGCGCCGCGCCGCCCCGCCGACGCCGCATGTGGCAACGCGTGATTGGCTGGTTCGCCCGCCGTATGGCATTCTCGGACGCTCCAGGGCGGCGCGGCGCGCCGGTCCCGCCGCATCAGGTATGA
- a CDS encoding response regulator, producing the protein MSVNPPVKLLIVDDHPLFRQGVRAALSTYQDILVVGEASSGEEALAWMNAAPPNQEPNTVVVDLNLPGMNGLELTRQLRLNYPGVGIVVLSVYESDEQAFNALRAGASAYRSKDVNPAELAQVLRRVARGEYVINDVVLDDPKVAGRVLSQFRNLPQDLTNLPEVEFPLFTPLSDREIEVLERIAAGGSNREIAEALHISTQTVKNHISSILRKLSLNDRTQAVLYALRRGWIEAPGTIRSGPPSSDTEDDEDE; encoded by the coding sequence GTGTCCGTCAACCCTCCCGTAAAATTGCTGATCGTCGACGACCACCCGCTCTTCCGCCAGGGAGTGCGTGCGGCGCTCTCCACCTATCAGGACATTCTGGTTGTCGGAGAGGCATCTTCCGGCGAGGAGGCGCTGGCGTGGATGAATGCCGCCCCACCCAACCAGGAACCAAACACGGTGGTTGTTGATCTGAACCTGCCGGGGATGAACGGTCTGGAACTGACCCGTCAGTTGCGGCTCAATTACCCTGGTGTGGGCATCGTGGTCCTGAGCGTGTACGAAAGCGATGAGCAGGCGTTCAATGCCCTCCGCGCCGGTGCGTCGGCGTACCGCTCGAAGGATGTCAACCCCGCCGAACTTGCCCAGGTGCTACGGCGTGTGGCGCGCGGCGAGTATGTCATCAACGATGTGGTGCTCGACGATCCGAAAGTCGCCGGGCGGGTGCTGTCGCAGTTCCGTAATCTCCCGCAAGACCTGACGAATCTGCCGGAGGTTGAGTTTCCGCTCTTTACGCCGCTCAGCGATCGGGAGATCGAGGTGCTCGAACGCATCGCAGCCGGCGGCAGCAATCGCGAGATCGCCGAAGCACTCCACATCAGCACCCAGACGGTCAAGAACCATATTTCGTCGATCCTGCGCAAACTCTCGCTGAACGATCGGACGCAGGCAGTGCTCTACGCGCTGCGCCGCGGCTGGATCGAAGCGCCGGGCACGATCCGTAGCGGACCGCCATCCTCCGATACTGAGGATGATGAGGATGAGTAA